The DNA window aaggccggggggcgaaacgaatcggccgaagcatcgcgtgccgaacgttgaaaccgcaacagcttgtctCGGAAAATAAATAGCCGAACGACGATACGTCCGATCAGCATAAAAGCAAAAGCGTTTCTCTCGAGACAGAACGCTACAGATCGAAAACGAATGacgaaaagctgaaaagtcagtacacctatttcgctaatatatgcaaaggggccggcatgttccgacctaacaaaagcacaaaatgtgACGATGCAAacaatagcgaaaaggaaataaaacacgtatttattaacttcgaaaaaaataatcgaagaataGAAGTTTCACAACACGATACAATTCACCTTACaagtaaattacatcttcgTCCCCATAATCACTATCCCTCCCTAAGGCATGATCAggcgaactaggttcgtcatcactactaatatcatacacaaccttaagaggagtagggggcgaaacacagactaaACTGTAACGACGCTGAAAGATCGTTTCCTGACGTttagtcttctgatggtttcgccaaaagcgagccatatcgtccaaacgtcttgaatgaacaagatcgTAATCTTCTAAGGTTCGCTCGGGGTGCGCCCGCAGCCAGTCGGCAACCTTGAAAACCTTATAGCTGCGACCGTTTATCTCCATTTCGtgataaacaggccgaaatggaCATCGCACCTTCGGCAGACCCTTCActgccacaaatttctcgttttgactTCGCCAGCTCCCGGAAGGGGGCCGGATGCACGACTTTCGGCGAACCCCCTGATGGACAGTGCAGAAAAAGCAAAACACAGCTTACATAGTAAGAATAGGCGGAAGAAGGGGAGGTATGGCATAATGCGAGATGAGCGAAATAATAATATGCCAAAGACTTTGATCATCAAAAAGTAGTTAAGATTGTGTCATATATTCCAAATGTAAAAAAAGCCTTTTTTAAGGATTGGCGGCAGTCTGCCGAATGTACATCATTCGCCTCTCCAGGCAAACGCAAAAGAGGGTGGAAAACTACAAAACTCTAAAgaaagggcggagggcctcacacctctgggtgatcccGGGCATCGCCTCCGACCTCTTCGGCCACCACGCCCTCCTCTTCGCACCgatctgccgcctccgccttcgccagTTGCTCCAGAAGGCGCGCCTTGGCAGCGGACCTGCCGTCTTTTTGCCAGAACTGTTTTCGCCACGCGCGAAGAGCGGGCGAAATGTTCTGCACACTAATCTCCCAGTCCCCCTTCGCATAGGTAGGGAACTCGGCGACgtgctcgcagccgaactgTTGCAAAAGGCCTTAGGTGAAGGCCACCGATACACGCGCACAGCAATCGCCGTACGCGGTGGCGGAGTCCGAAACCGATCCGCCAGCCTGCTGGGTCCactcggagaagtcgaaggctgaTGCATCCTCGGCAGGGACCCCCCGCACTTTCGCGCCCATGTCGGTAAGGGCGAGGTGGAGCGTTTGGCAAGCCGTTCTCGCAGATTCGGTGGTCTTCGCCATCTCCTGTGAAAACTGCTGCAACTCCTCCGCGGCGCTCGCTTCGGCCCTACTAGCCTTcaggcgaagagcctccatctttgGCTCAGTAAGGTTGTAGTAGTCAATCAGCACCGCCGAAtgggccttctccttctccagttcggccttgaggCGATCAACCTCGGCCCTAGCCTCTTTCCCCTTATCCAGCTCAGACTGAAGGCGTTTGACTTCAGTTTTCGCCTCCTTGAGGGTGTTGGCCAGGGCCTCCACCTCCAGGTTCTTGCGGCTTATTTCGTCgtccttggcccgaagacggctCTTAAAACTGTCAAAGCGGGCCCATACGGTTCGCTCCGTCGAACAGTGAGCCGCAAGAACCTAGATGAAAGATAGGAGCGGGCGAAAAGAACAAAAGGTTAATTGTCAGacgtaaaaaaaaagggacgaaGAGGAAAACGAAGACGGAAGAAAAGGCATACCCGAACCGCCAGGCTTTTAATGGCGGAACACTCCTCGTCGCACTCATTAAGTTCGGTGAACAAGCTCGGGGTGCCGGCGGGCAAGACAAGGTTGCTCACCCCCTCCACAAAGGGAATAAGGTCCGCCCAAGTCTCGAAATCACCAGGGGCGAAGTGGGGCGCCGCAAGGGAATACTCCGAGGTAGATGCTTCGGCGGCCTCACACTTCCCCTTCGCCTTGACTAGCGGCGAAATAGCTGGCTCACGCAGAGGGCTCCCGAAAACCGTCGCCGCAGCCGACACGATCCGTTCGGCGGAGGCTGAAGCCTTGGCGGCGGCGTTACCGCCTGCCCCAGAAACGCCGAGCGGAGCGAGGGGAGCAGTCGAAAGGTCCAAACTACGGCCAGCGGGCGAAGTTGGAGTCCCGTCAGAAGATTCGTCGTCGCTGAAAACGCGGGCGATGTTGACGAGTCCTTTCTTTTTAGAGACCTTCTGCACCGGACCTCTCTTCGCCGCCTTGCCCTTGGAGAACGCAACTAGGGCcttcgccccttccaaatccttccgtcgaaggggggagctgttcgactccaccccggtctcgtTGTGACCGGGACTTGGGGTAGGAGTGTAGCCGGGGGTGTCGACGCAGTCTTCGATCGCCTCGTTCGCGGCCTTATCGgccacggcctcctcctcttcctcctctccttccttctcgCCGTCGCGTTCTtcggcgtcgtcctcgtcgtcggcgtcggagtccGACGAAGTAGGAACCCTTCGCTTCCTAggggcaagcttcacttgtccGCGCATTCACTTTCGCGAAGGCCCTGCATCGTCGTCAGCTTTGTGGGGGTTTGCCCTTGGAGGCAATTCGCCGttgtaaacccggttcgcccgccCAGCCGCTTGTCGTGTTAGCAACTGgctatactcgacgaccgaCACGTCGCCGATCATCCTGCGGGCCTCGTTTTCAGCCTGGTCAAGGGTCAACGCTACAAAAGTAAAGTGTGTAGCTATGTTAACAGTCAGACAAGGCAATATAACAAAGCACAGCAGTGTATAGCACGAGAACAGTCTTACTGTTCGTCCCCTCAGGAAACCAGATTCGGCAAACCGTCAACCTCTTTGCCTTGATCAACTCTGACTTGccatgactgggagaggggaaagatgcgaagcatacagaattcctccaccaagtcacggcagctaaggcgggagcaaaccTTCCGCAGCAGAACGAACCGCGC is part of the Oryza glaberrima chromosome 4, OglaRS2, whole genome shotgun sequence genome and encodes:
- the LOC127770792 gene encoding uncharacterized protein LOC127770792, giving the protein MRGQVKLAPRKRRVPTSSDSDADDEDDAEERDGEKEGEEEEEEAVADKAANEAIEDCVDTPGYTPTPSPGGNAAAKASASAERIVSAAATVFGSPLREPAISPLVKAKGKCEAAEASTSEYSLAAPHFAPGDFETWADLIPFVEGVSNLVLPAGTPSLFTELNECDEECSAIKSLAVRVLAAHCSTERTVWARFDSFKSRLRAKDDEISRKNLEVEALANTLKEAKTEVKRLQSELDKGKEARAEVDRLKAELEKEKAHSAVLIDYYNLTEPKMEALRLKASRAEASAAEELQQFSQEMAKTTESARTACQTLHLALTDMGAKVRGVPAEDASAFDFSEWTQQAGGSVSDSATAYGDCCARVSVAFT